In one window of Amblyomma americanum isolate KBUSLIRL-KWMA chromosome 9, ASM5285725v1, whole genome shotgun sequence DNA:
- the LOC144104868 gene encoding kynurenine aminotransferase-like isoform X1, with protein MTSLGPAKRTQQLQDTEGLDIAQPLQDIECVDLRSGCPDVPPADFVVEALQEAISQDALHQYTRDLGHVRLVNALAGMYSLLTERDIDPLNEILVTVGAHGALHDTFQGLVNPGDEVIIIEPFSNRYESMVRMADGVPVFVPLRLKKEVAGTSADWILDRQELASKFNPNTRMIILNTPHCPTGKVFSCEELDTIAKLCKKHNVICVVDETWEWVVFEDAKHVRMNTLPGMWERTLTIGSAGRTFGVTGWKIGWAYGPQPLLRGLRLVHQNCVALVSTVFQEAIAVALENVTKQIADPAGYLSALSASMQKKRDFMCRAMSSAGIPSTIPEAGHFIVCDFSSIASKVQLEGKEPKECMLETWLLKTKNLLVFPLSACYSADHRHLAGYRMRICFAKCDSVLEKAAAVLSQLAAVSS; from the exons ATGACCTCCTTGGGACCCGCGAAGCGAACGCAGCAACTACAAGACACTGAGGG TTTGGATATCGCACAGCCCCTACAAGATATCGAATGCGTAGACTTGCGTAGTGGCTGCCCCGACGTTCCCCCAGCCGACTTTGTAGTCGAAGCACTACAGGAAGCCATCTCGCAAGATGCCTTACATCAGTACACACGGGATTTG GGTCACGTACGTCTCGTCAATGCTTTGGCGGGGATGTACTCCCTTCTGACGGAGCGCGATATCGATCCGCTCAACGAAATATTGGTCACAGTGGGCGCCCACGGAGCACTGCACGATACTTTCCAGGGACTGGTCAACCCTGGTGACGAG GTGATCATCATTGAGCCATTCTCCAACCGATATGAATCCATGGTACGGATGGCTGATGGAGTTCCAGTCTTCGTACCTCTAAGGCTG AAAAAAGAGGTCGCGGGCACAAGTGCTGACTGGATTCTGGACAGACAAGAGTTAGCCTCGAAGTTCAACCCCAACACACGGATGATCATTCTGAACACGCCGCACTGTCCTACAGGGAAG GTTTTCTCGTGTGAAGAGCTGGATACCATCGCGAAGCTTTGCAAAAAGCACAACGTGATCTGCGTCGTAGATGAAACTTGGGAATGGGTGGTATTTGAAGATGCTAAGCATGTTAGAATGA ACACTTTACCTGGCATGTGGGAGCGGACCCTTACGATCGGAAGTGCTGGCAGAACGTTCGGTGTCACCGGCTGGAAG ATTGGCTGGGCGTACGGCCCGCAGCCCTTGCTCAGGGGGTTACGCCTTGTCCACCAAAACTGTGTAGCCCTCGTGAGCACCGTGTTCCAG GAAGCCATAGCCGTGGCCTTGGAGAATGTCACAAAGCAAATAGCCGACCCCGCGGGCTACTTAAGTGCCCTGTCGGCCTCAATGCAGAAGAAACGGGATTTTATGTGCAGAGCCATGAGCTCTGCCGGAATCCCGTCTACCATCCCCGAGGCAGGTCACTTCATCGTCTGCGACTTCTCAAGTATTG CCTCAAAAGTTCAACTGGAAGGAAAGGAGCCCAAGGAATGCATGCTTGAAACATGGCTGCTTAAGACAAAG AATCTGCTTGTGTTTCCTCTGAGCGCCTGCTACAGCGCAGACCACAGGCACCTGGCCGGGTATCGGATGCGGATCTGTTTTGCAAAG TGCGACTCGGTGCTTGAGAAGGCTGCAGCTGTTCtctcgcagcttgctgcggtatCTTCATGA
- the LOC144104868 gene encoding kynurenine aminotransferase-like isoform X2, whose amino-acid sequence MYSLLTERDIDPLNEILVTVGAHGALHDTFQGLVNPGDEVIIIEPFSNRYESMVRMADGVPVFVPLRLKKEVAGTSADWILDRQELASKFNPNTRMIILNTPHCPTGKVFSCEELDTIAKLCKKHNVICVVDETWEWVVFEDAKHVRMNTLPGMWERTLTIGSAGRTFGVTGWKIGWAYGPQPLLRGLRLVHQNCVALVSTVFQEAIAVALENVTKQIADPAGYLSALSASMQKKRDFMCRAMSSAGIPSTIPEAGHFIVCDFSSIASKVQLEGKEPKECMLETWLLKTKNLLVFPLSACYSADHRHLAGYRMRICFAKCDSVLEKAAAVLSQLAAVSS is encoded by the exons ATGTACTCCCTTCTGACGGAGCGCGATATCGATCCGCTCAACGAAATATTGGTCACAGTGGGCGCCCACGGAGCACTGCACGATACTTTCCAGGGACTGGTCAACCCTGGTGACGAG GTGATCATCATTGAGCCATTCTCCAACCGATATGAATCCATGGTACGGATGGCTGATGGAGTTCCAGTCTTCGTACCTCTAAGGCTG AAAAAAGAGGTCGCGGGCACAAGTGCTGACTGGATTCTGGACAGACAAGAGTTAGCCTCGAAGTTCAACCCCAACACACGGATGATCATTCTGAACACGCCGCACTGTCCTACAGGGAAG GTTTTCTCGTGTGAAGAGCTGGATACCATCGCGAAGCTTTGCAAAAAGCACAACGTGATCTGCGTCGTAGATGAAACTTGGGAATGGGTGGTATTTGAAGATGCTAAGCATGTTAGAATGA ACACTTTACCTGGCATGTGGGAGCGGACCCTTACGATCGGAAGTGCTGGCAGAACGTTCGGTGTCACCGGCTGGAAG ATTGGCTGGGCGTACGGCCCGCAGCCCTTGCTCAGGGGGTTACGCCTTGTCCACCAAAACTGTGTAGCCCTCGTGAGCACCGTGTTCCAG GAAGCCATAGCCGTGGCCTTGGAGAATGTCACAAAGCAAATAGCCGACCCCGCGGGCTACTTAAGTGCCCTGTCGGCCTCAATGCAGAAGAAACGGGATTTTATGTGCAGAGCCATGAGCTCTGCCGGAATCCCGTCTACCATCCCCGAGGCAGGTCACTTCATCGTCTGCGACTTCTCAAGTATTG CCTCAAAAGTTCAACTGGAAGGAAAGGAGCCCAAGGAATGCATGCTTGAAACATGGCTGCTTAAGACAAAG AATCTGCTTGTGTTTCCTCTGAGCGCCTGCTACAGCGCAGACCACAGGCACCTGGCCGGGTATCGGATGCGGATCTGTTTTGCAAAG TGCGACTCGGTGCTTGAGAAGGCTGCAGCTGTTCtctcgcagcttgctgcggtatCTTCATGA